The Arachis ipaensis cultivar K30076 chromosome B05, Araip1.1, whole genome shotgun sequence nucleotide sequence aataaatgTTACAAGACGAATTTAAGTACATATAAAATGTAAAAGTAGTGTTTACAGGTGAACTTAAGTTCACATAATTCTATTTGTTTTACTGCTTAATTTTCTTAGGGTCAATAGGATTATAGGAGGGAGACATATAAATATTATTAGACGTCATAAAAGACTTATCCCTTTCAGAAGTTGATGATCTTAAAAACATTACTAGAATTGAGCCATTGACATCAGTTTAAAATCATATTTCATCTTCCTTCGAATGTTGGCCTTTCAAAGATCTCTAAATAGCATCTAATGGTACAGAGCCAATTTTTCTATGAATCAATATTGGTAAATGAAATTAAGGTCAATAATGTCCACTGGATAGATTAACTAGCCCAATGCATCATACTACCACACACACACTTTTTCATTGAAACACTaagtagaaaaataatttaaagaaaaaaaattaaaacgcaTCCACTGTTTATTTTCCATGACAATAAATTCATCAGGAGCATCAAAATTAGTATGCTAAAATTCAAACAGGAGTAAAACTCCCATGTAATGAACATTCGCTTCACTTCCATTCCACATCACTACAACATCGAGAAACAGCAAAACAGTGAGGGaaccaaaataatgaaccttatCACATAGGAACAAAGAAACAATGAGGGAATAAATACGTACCTTGAAGTGTTTATGGTGAGGGTTGAGCACCGATTAAGGGGGAGGCAGCGACGATTGAGGGAAGAGCGAGAGAGAGGCAGCAAAGATAGTGGTAGGGTTTGCGAGATAGAGTGATTGCCGAGGGAGGGCGCACCAATGGAGGGCGCGCTGACAGATGGCGTGCTGACGGAGGGCACGCCGACAGAGGCAGCTTCGATGGAGGGTTGCGAGAGAGGGTGCGAGGGTTGCGAATCTGAGGAGGAGGCTTGTGATAGAGGGTGCGATAGAAGGCTGGGAGAGAGGGTTCTCACTTCTCAGTGATGAGTTCTTAGTGATGAAGGGTGTTCGAGGGTTCTCACATACATCGTGAGTGAAAGGGTTTTCTCTTCTCAGTAGAGCTATCTTCTGaaaacaaaaattacaaaaaggtGATATACAAaaaggtgaaaaaaaaaaaaaccatcaaTACTCCTACTGTCCTACAGACCTCTACCAATACCACCTGAACTTGAACCAGCATGCTGAGGGCATCGACTAGAGCTATCACTCTTTTCTCCGCATAGAGTACACTGCCAAGCACCACGCATTTTTCGCGAATCCATTTCACTCACGTAGGGGTTGATTTGGGTTGTCCTTTTGCCACTTTCATCAGTGATGGATTACCGATTACCTTTGGACCTTTATATTTAGGCCATGTATCTGGGTCGCCTAGTGGTGCAAATTTTGCACTGTAAACCTTACGAATTTCAGACATCTTGTACACGTCATTTACATATACTTGCCAATCAAGACGTTGGTTAGCACAACAAGCAAGCACGTGGCGACATGGAAGTCGCTCCACTTGAAAATGACCACAATCACAAACTCGTTGCGCAAGATTAACGGTGAATATTGAACCGTTGTCCATTTCATGGACCTCAAACACTTCATTGTGCCTGTCGAATCGGTTTACCACTATGTTTCCCGCACGATGAAGATTTTCTTTAACCCGTCGAGTGGCAAACTCTGAATAAGTAAATCCATTACGAATACGCTCGTGAGCCTCATCACTCTTCCGAGTAAACAACTTATTCAGCCAATAACATGTAGCTCTAAGTACCGCATTTACAGGAAGGTTGCGTGCACCCTTCAGGGCCGAATTTATGCACTCTACCATATTTGTCGTCATATGACCCCAACGATAACCCTCGTCAAATGCCAATACCCAACGCTGAAGACCGATCTCATCACACCAATTAGTGTATGCCTCGCCTCGCTCCCGAAGCCTCTCATAGTTTATATTGTACTCCTGCTTTGTTCTAGAATAGCCTACAAAACACCATATTATCATAAGTAGGCACTATAAATTTATTATCAATTGGACTAAAAGTAGTTTCAAATACCTATGTTAATAACAAGTTTATGCAAGTGTGGGGTCTTGAATCTCTTTAAGAAATTAGCTCCAATGTGCCTAATGCAAAACATGTGTCGTGCTCTTGGCGGTGCCCAAGCACCGTCACTACGAGCTATTGCTGCCTGGATGGACTCATGGCAATTAGAGATAATACCCACACCATCTTGAGTAACAACATTTTTTCGCAATTGATGAAGAAAAAAGTCCCACTCATCGGCGGTCTCACTCTCTACGATGGCAAAAGCAATCGGCACAATGTTTTGGTTCCCATCTTGTGCAATCGCAACCAAAAGTGTACCTTTAAATTTTCCATAAAGCCGTGTGCTGTCAACTTGGACTAATGGCTTGCAATGTCTGAATGCTCTAATACAGGGAGAGAAACTCCAAAATACCCGCCGAAGTATCCTTATGTCATTTACCTCTTCACTCCCACGATAAATAGGTAGAGTCTCTATTCGAACTCGTGAGCCTGGCATCTTGGCACACATTGCCATGCACCACCATGGCAGAGTCCGGTAAGAAATTTTCCAATCACCAAAGATTTTTGCAACAcacttctgctttgccaaccaagccttacGATAACTTACAGTATAGTTGAACTTAGATTGAACTTCTGCAATTATAGATTTCACCTTTAACGATGGGTTAACTTCAACTAATGGCCTGATAGCATCTACAATCATATTTGAGTCTAACTTGAAATGATTTTGTGAAATCGTTCCAGTGGTACACGTGTGTCTGCCATTGTAACTCCGAATCTCCCAATAGCCTTTCTTTCTATTCAAACTAGCTCGAATAAGCCAATCACAACCTTTGTCATGCCTTTTACATTTTGCATATAACGTCATAGGCTGAAACGCGTACATCGTGTAAGCGACTCCTCTAGAGATAGTATAATTCTTGATTGCGGAGATCACTGACTCTTTAGAACTAAATTCCATTCTAATACTAAACTCACCATCATTGGCCGCCACAACGCCTTCACAAAACAAATGTGAACTATCATTAGTTAGTCATGGGTAAATAAACAAATGGTAACTATATTGAATAAACATACCTATATTTGCATACTCATTCTCATCTTCGTTTTCGTCATTGACTTCATAGTTGGCTTCGAAGTCATCTTCACTATCACTGTTATCTTCTTCCCAAACTATATCCCTAACTTCATCCATGTCTGACTCGTGGTCAATCGCATCTGTACCAAGATGTTCAAACTCGACATACAATTCTATCATTGTCACTTGAAATCGACTCTGTTGATAAATATGAAACATTTGCTGCATATTTGTGTCATCAGTAATGGACATTATATGAAACTGCATTAGCTTGCCAAATAAGATGACCGGATTTCTGTATAAAATATTGTTCACTCTCTTTGAAATATGACTTTGTATGCTTCTACAAAGATTGTTTTGTAACTCCGCAAACGTCATGGTGCATGGAATAACAAGGGAAAACGGATGTGGTATAATCTCACCCTCATGTGTATGTGGTATAATTTCACTATTATAATACACTCGCAAATTTGCCGTACCTTCCATTGCTTCCAAAAGCCTCAACTTTTCCTTCTCCTTAAACTCACTCTCCTAAAATTTTACACCACCGATACTTACCAAAAACTCACGATGCTCGAGAAAGAATGGAGAACAGCTTTTATCGTCAAACCTCCCAATTTAAGCATGTAAAATAATCAAAACACAGCTTACGTTTTGCATAAACCAACCGATTAAAAGAAAGAATGACACCTGCATTTTGTCAACAAAATAAAAAGCTGCTAAAAAAAACAACCTgcattttgtaattaaaaaaaatatgaaaaacgcAACTCGTGAATTacaggaaaaaaaaattaaaaaacatggAAAACGCAACATTTAATTTCCCTAACACCATATGCAAGCAATTATCCCATGCAGACTCATTTGGACATGTATCACCAAATACTAtatgaaagaaaattaagccctaTTATTTGGTTTAAAGTATTATAGTTATAATAAACAGGAAAAATTGTTAATATATATAGGAAATAAGTTACCAAGTTAAAATAAGATaccataaaattaattatataatctGACAAAAGGTACTTATAATATATGTTGGAGATCCACTTATGTCTCGCATGTGGTACAAATATTGTGGTCAAATAACTTTCACTAACTATTGACTCGTCTGTAGAGGCTGAAAAGGATCACCATAGAGGTTGAAGATGAGGAAGTGAGGGCGATGGTAAAATGGGTATGGGTGAGGGTTGGATTATGATGTTAATTTTGATTCAGGAAATGTAGGTAATTAGAGATAAAGTGAGAGGACTCCCACCAAGTTTAGAGCAAAATGGGGATAGCTGACACCGATCTGCATGCAAATCAAGAAAGTATTCACTTGATTtcggaaaaaaattaaataaaaaataaaattatatgttagaattaaattaaaaattaattgttATTGACTTtattaaaatctaaaattatatGTTAATGAGTAATATGAGTCAACAAATAATCTTTTgtagttaaaaataaaaagttgtattcattcaaaaaataaattaacaaattgaaataataaaattcaaaatgttGTGACTTcactaaaatttaatattaaatgTTATTGACGTCATTAAAATTTAAACTTATATGTTAGNNNNNNNNNNNNNNNNNNNNNNNNNNNNNNNNNNNNNNNNNNNNNNNNNNNNNNNNNNNNNNNNNNNNNNNNNNNNNNNNNNNNNNNNATGGAGTTGTCATCTCAACTCGGCCGAAGATGGGGTCAGGCCGGTCAGCAACGGGCTGGCTGAGGGGAAAATCCAGTTCCACTCTTCGGATCTGTGTGTTTTCTACCGGATCCAGTGATATTTTTCCGATTTGCATACAGATCGGTGCCGGTTATCGTGATTTTGCTCTAAAATGGGTTGGTAATACCCTGATCTACGATGACACAATAATAAAACGGAGCTACTCAAATGAAGatacaaaaaatatctttttatgaagatgctttgtataaaagtgtgatttattaATTTGGCCACACTTCAAATAAAAACAACACTTTTATAACATATCAAAATCTAACCCTACAATCCATCCTCTAAGGGTCAAAAAGAAAAATCATTATATGAAGACAATTATAACATCTTCATAGGAGTACCCACCATAATAAAAAATTGTATATTTATAGACAAAGTTGTATTAATTTATTTCaggaataaataaatttatttattttatttcaaaaaaaaatttctaccaCTAACCCTCGTCAGAATGAGCTACTACTATACCTTGACAAAGTCTCGCAATCAAATCTCAGATAATCTCACAATTATAGTACACTTTGTAATCTAACCCTACTTTCCATTTTTCATTCGGAGCAcccactgtttttttttttaatgcttttATGGATAACTCAACTCAAAAATAAAGAACATAGAAGATTCGAACAAAATAAGTctgacaaaaaaattaaataaataaagacCGATAAAAAAAACAGACCcaaaacaaaaacaacaaaataaataatagtaaataaataaagaaggcAGTGGTGTTTGAACCAACCGTGATGATATATACTCAGTGGTCACCGAAGAAATTCCTCATCGTCTTCGCCGCTGCTTCTTTCGTTctttctctctatctctctcaatTACAGATCTAGATCTATGAAGTACTTCTCCTCCCAGCTAGTGcattatataatatgtaaaattTCTATCAAAACCCTAAAAGCCACCGCACCTACAAAACGCAACCTGCG carries:
- the LOC107641068 gene encoding uncharacterized protein LOC107641068 gives rise to the protein MEGTANLRVYYNSEIIPHTHEGEIIPHPFSLVIPCTMTFAELQNNLCRSIQSHISKRVNNILYRNPVILFGKLMQFHIMSITDDTNMQQMFHIYQQSRFQVTMIELYVEFEHLGTDAIDHESDMDEVRDIVWEEDNSDSEDDFEANYEVNDENEDENEYANIGVVAANDGEFSIRMEFSSKESVISAIKNYTISRGVAYTMYAFQPMTLYAKCKRHDKGCDWLIRASLNRKKGYWEIRSYNGRHTCTTGTISQNHFKLDSNMIVDAIRPLVEVNPSLKVKSIIAEVQSKFNYTVSYRKAWLAKQKCVAKIFGDWKISYRTLPWWCMAMCAKMPGSRVRIETLPIYRGSEEVNDIRILRRVFWSFSPCIRAFRHCKPLVQVDSTRLYGKFKGTLLVAIAQDGNQNIVPIAFAIVESETADEWDFFLHQLRKNVVTQDGVGIISNCHESIQAAIARSDGAWAPPRARHMFCIRHIGANFLKRFKTPHLHKLVINIGYSRTKQEYNINYERLRERGEAYTNWCDEIGLQRWVLAFDEGYRWGHMTTNMVECINSALKGARNLPVNAVLRATCYWLNKLFTRKSDEAHERIRNGFTYSEFATRRVKENLHRAGNIVVNRFDRHNEVFEVHEMDNGSIFTVNLAQRVCDCGHFQVERLPCRHVLACCANQRLDWQVYVNDVYKMSEIRKVYSAKFAPLGDPDTWPKYKGPKVIGNPSLMKVAKGQPKSTPT